Part of the Coriobacteriaceae bacterium genome is shown below.
CGGCTGCTGATTGCATTGTGATATCACATTGAGACCAAGTCAAGGAGAATCGGATGCCGTCTCTCATGGCATAAGTGGTTCGGGGCGCCCGGCATCTACGCTCCGTAGAGGTCTTCCTGTTGCATCTTGGCTCGCAAGTCCCTATAATAGCCCCACTCACGGCTGAAGGTTTACCTCGAGATTTGGAAAGGGGAGCTGCACCATGCTTGCTTCCATGAGGATTTGGCTCTAGCCACGGTCGCGTGAGCGACCGGTACTTCGCTGCATACCACCGATCGCATCAAAGGATTATTCCATGACACAACTGAATCCCTGCGCTTCTTGGAAGCGCTCGCTCGCCATCGTCTGGATCGGCGAGTTCTTCTCCGTGCTCACGAGCTCCATTCTGCAGATGGGTCTCATCTGGCACGTCACCCTCACCACCGGCTCCGCGAGCGCCCTGTCGTTCGTGAGCCTGGCGGCCTTCTTGCCCATGGCGCTCCTCGGCGCCTTCGCGGGCACCATCGTGGACCGCACGTCCATCAAGCGTCTCATGATCGGCGCCGATCTCTTCATCGCGGCCGTGAGCCTCACGCTTGTCTTCGGCTCGCTTCGGGGCGACCTCTCTGTCGCCGTTGTGGCGGCGGTGCTGTTCGTCCGTGCGCTGGGCAGCACGCTCCATACGCCCGCCTTCAACGCGCTCACACCGCTCATCGCCCCGCCCGAGGTGCTCGGCAAGCTGGCGGGCATGCTGCAGTTCATGCAGTCGGGTAGCTATATCATCGGCAACGCCATCGCCGCGGTGGTCTACCCGGCGTTTGGTCTGACCTTCATGATCGCGCTCGATGTCGCCGGCGCGGTGCTCGCGAGCATCGCGGTGGCGACCTCCGGCATCAAGACGCCGGCGCCCGAGCGCCATACGCCCGAGGAGAACGCCGAGGCGTCGCACCGCGCGGTGCGGGCCTTCCTATTGGAGACGGCCAACGGGTACCGCGAGCTCAAACGCCATCACGGTCTGTTCGCCATGCTCTGGATAGGCTTCGCCTTCTCGGTCCTGTTCTCGCCCATATCCGCGCTGTTCCCGCTCATGGTGTTCGACCATTTTGGGGGCACCACTACGCAGTCGGCTATCGCGGAGATCGCGTTCTCGGTCGGCATGATCGCGGCGAGCGGCTGGATCGGGGCGACGGGTGGCCTTAAGAACCGCGCGCTTTCGTGCACGCTGGCCATCGGCCTCTTCGGAGCGGGCACGCTCGCGGGCGGCCTCGTGCCCCCTTCCGCGCTCGTTGTGTTTCTGGGGCTTACGTTCGCGATGGGGGTCTCGAGTCCGCTGTACAGCGCGCCGCAGATGGCGCTCATGCAGGAGCGCGTCGATCCCGAGTGCATGGGCCGCGTCTTCGGTCTGTACGGAGCGGTCTGCAGCTGGGCTATGCCCGTGGGGCTCGTCGCATCGACCTTGTTCGCGGACGCCATCGGCGTAAGCGCGTGCTTCGTGCTCATCGGTGCTGCAATGGTGATCCTAGCAGGCATCACCTGGGCGATCCCGAGCATCCGCAAGATTGGGTAGCGCTCTGGCGGAGTGCGTTTCGTTTCGGACGGCTCGTAGGGTCGCTGCGACGTGAAGGGTGGTTGACGGTGCGCCTGCGAGGGCGCCGTCGACCACCCTTTTGTTTAATTCGTCTGGCCCGGCGCCGATCATCATCTGTTCGCCGGGCGATTGCGATGCCGCCGCTTGCCGATACGCGGCTCCTTACGTTGTGCGCATCCCATCGTTCTGGCAGCGTTTCCTGCAGTTAATCTCCAGAGCCCGAGGCGGTGGCCCCTATGAGTAATCTGCTCGAATCCATTCTGCGCGTCGGTATGACCGTGTTCATCGTCGGCCCGCTCACTGCATGGGTCGCCCGCCGCGGCGCGCGCGAGCGCAGCGAGGCAACGGACAGCCTCGATTGCTTCACGGTGCGCATGCCCGCAGCCATCCGCACGATCATCGCCTGCTGCGCCGTCGCGTTCGAACTGCTCATGCTGGGTGTCTACGTCTGGCAGGGCGTCTCGCTGGGCGAGTGGGACCACGAACTTGTGTGGTTCGGTCATGCCATGGCGCTCGCGGGTATGGCTATCTGGGCCTTGCTGAGCATCCCGCGTATCGACGTGGACGGTGGGCGCATTCTCTCGCGTAACGCCTTCGGCATCCGCAAGGAGACGACGTTTGGCAACATCACCCGTGCAACGCTTCACGCGCAGATGATGAGGATCGACCTGTTCGAGGGCGACCGGGAGTTCTGCTCGATAAGCCTCGAGGGGGTGTGCTCGCTCAACCTCCTCGCCCGTCTGGAGGAAGGGGGCATCGAAGTCTCGGACGCCGTCGACGGTCCCATGACCAAGGCGGGCCTGTGTTGGTCTGCCATCAAGCCGCTGACGATTGTTTTCAACGGCATGGCCCTCGTCTTCTCGTTCGTGATCGCCTTCATGGCTGTTTTCACCGAAGATGGAGCCCGCTTGCTCTTACTCGTCCCGTTCCTCTTCCTGTTCATAGGGGGGGGTTCCTGCCCCTGCTCATGCTCGGCATGCCCGCCCGCGGCATCCTCGAGATCGGCAGGCAGGAGCGCGAACTCAGTTTCTCCTTCTCCGAGGAGATGGCAAGCCGAGGTGCCACGGGCACTTCGCTTGTCGACGACGATTGGTTCATCGAGATCAGCAACGCCCGCGTCGTGGCGTTTCGCCGCGATTACCTCAAGAAGATCACGGCGCACGAGAACAGCGAGAGCGGCGACCGCTGCACGGTGACCACGAGGGGTGGTCGCAAAATCAAAGTGTATGCAGCGGGCAGCACGCTCGAGGACCTGCGCACGTGGTTCAAACAGGGCGCCAAGGCCAGAAGTACGGTCGACCGTGCAGAGGACGCGCTCGAGGCGACCGTCTGAGCGGGCTGCCTGTCATAGATTCAAATACGGGAAGGGGCGCAGTTCAGTTGGCGCCCCTTGTCATACCAGGCCTGCGGGCCAGCGAGAGGCCTGCAGGTCGACATGCCCATTGGCGAGGAAGGCAACGCCTTCATCCTCGATCAATGCACGCTGCACCTCGGGTCTGCCGAAGGCGAACCCCTCCGCGAGGCGTCCGTCGGCGAATACGATGCGATGACAGGGGATGGTGCCGGGTTCCGGATTGACGTGCAGGGCGTATCCCACATATCGAGCTCGACGGGGCTCACCAACGAGCTTGGCGATCTGACCATACGTGGCAACCATGCCGCAGGGCACCTGGCGCACCATGTCGTATACGCGGTTGAAGAATCCGTCGGTGTTCCGGTCCGCCATGCCATCCTCACTTTCGATCGATACCGCCATTGTAGTCAAGAAAGGCGCCTCACATGTGCGGGGCGCCTTTCCAAAGAGGTGTTGCGCGAGGGGAGGGAAGGCGCAACGTTCGTGTCGAAGGTCTTTAATTCGCCTGTGCCTTCGTTGAGTTAACTATAGCTAATTCTATGAGACCCAAGTCGTAGACCGACGAGCACACGGCCTCTTCACAAGTTAACCAAGGGTTACAAATAGAAAGACGCGGCGTCATGCGGGCGTTAGGGCTCGAGGAATCGCTCGACGAGCTCGGAGAACGCGCCGTCGGTCCCGGCCGTTTCAAGAACGACATCGCAATACGGCCGCACGCCGTCGGTGACATTCGCCACGCCGATGCCCAGTCCTGCCGCCTTGATCATGGAGAGGTCGTTTGCGGAATCGCCAACGGCGATGACCTCGGACATCGGAATTCCCAGCATATCGGCAAGGCGCGTGAGCCCCGTCCCTTTGTCAACGCCTGCGGGCATGAGTTCGAGGTAGCGCTTGGAGGAGAAGGTGATGTCAACGCCGAGTCGCTCGGCCATCGGCGCGAGCTTGCGGCCCAATTCCTGCAGCGCATCGAAGTCCCAGTCGACGTACAGGATCTTCACGATGCCACGGCCTTCAAGGAATGAGAGGTCGGGATGGTCAGATCCGCGAAAATGAGTGACCCCGGTGATCGATTCCAGATAGTCGCGCTCCCGTGTGGGTGCGTCATTCACGAACACGTGGCCGTCGGCGACGTTGACGTGCATGCAGAGTCCGAGTTCGAGCCCCTTTGCATAGATCGCGTTCGCGCATTCGTTGGAAAGGCCGCAGGTGGTGAGCGGGGTGGGGTCTCCCACGCGGTTGATGAAGCCGCCGTTATAGGAGAGCACATAGCCGTCTTCGATCAGCTCGCGGGCCTCCCCCGAGAAGTTGTCCATGATAGAGGAATACCATCGCCCGCTCGAAGGGACGAACAGCACACCGAGCTCCCTCATGCGTTTGAGTGCTCGGAGATTGGACGCCGGGATGGCGTGGTCGGCATCGAGAAACGTCTCATCCATATCGCTGGCAACAAGTCGGTACATGCAATCCCCCATACAACGTAAAAAACGAGGCGGGCTTATTATCGCCCACCTCGTAAGGCCTTGGCTATGTCGAAGGCGTGGACACGTGAAGATGGCCCATTCGCGTGTCGCGGCGCGTTTCCGCGAGCCGGATGGCTTAGTACACCATTCCCATGGCTTCGCGTACCTCGGCGAGCGTCGCCTCGGCGACCTCGTTGGCACGGCGATTGCCCTCGCGTAGGACGTCCTTGACGTAGTCCATATCCTGGACCAGTTCCTCGCGGCGGGCGCGGATGGGGGCAAAGTACTCGTTCACGCTTTCGGTGACGTACTTCTTGAGCTGGCCGGAGCCGCCCATGCCGATCTCTTCGGCGATCTCGACCTCGGAGCGGCCGGTGCAGATCGCGGCGGTGGAGAGCAGGCCGGATACGCCAGGGCGCGCCTCGGGATCGAACGTGATCATACGCTCGCCGTCGGTCTGGCTCTTCTTGATGCGCTTGGCGGTCTCCTCGGCGGTCATGGAGATGTTGATGGCGTTGCCGTAAGACTTGCTCATCTTGCGCCCGTCAAGGCCAGGCAGCAGCGGCGTATCGGACAGCAGAGCGTCGACCTCGGGGAACACCTTGCCGTAGCGGTTGTTAAAGCGGCGGGCGATGGTGCGGGTAAGCTCGATGTGCGGCAGCTGGTCGCGGCCGACGGGCACGACGTTGCCCTTGCAGAACAGGATGTCGCAGGCCTGATGCACCGGGTAGGTGAGCAGAAGGCCGGTGAGCTCGTGTCCGCTGGCCTCCATCTCGGCCTTGACCGTGGGGTTGCGCTGGAGCAGGGCCTCGGAGACGAGGGAGATGAACGGCAGCATGAGCTGGTTTGCCGCGGGCACGGCGGAGTGCGTGTAGATCATCGTCTTGTCGGGGTCCAGGCCGCAGGCCAGGTAGTCGATGACCATGTTGTAGACGTTGTCCTAGATGTTGTCGGTGCTGTCGCGGTCGGTGATGACCTGGTAGTCGGCGATGAGCACGTTGGTGTGGACGCCCATGTCCTGCAGCTCGACACGGCCCTTGAGGGTACCGAAGTAGTGGCCGAGGTGCAGACGGCCGGTGGGGCGGTCGCCGGTGAGCATGGTGTACTTCTCGGGGTGCTGCGGCAGGTCGGCGCGGATCTGGTTGCTGCGCTCGAGGCTGACCTCATAGCTGAGCTCGTTGGGCATGCTGTCTCCTTTTGGGTTGAGTGCCTGGCCGGCATTGTCGGTCTTGGTTGAAGATGAAGCTACCAGAGAAACGGCGTCTCTTGCCGGAATCAACGATGGTTTTCGCCGTGTCGTCCCGCAGGGTCGTTTCCCTTCTTGGGAAGGAGCCCCTCGATATGCTCGAGCCGCTCCTCATGGGCCACGTGCGCCGCGCGCTCCTCGGCGGCGAAAGCGGGGTCTTCGGGCGTGACGGTCTCATCTCGCTGTCGACTCCGGTACCACCGCGACGGCGCTCCTGAGCCTGCTCGTCGACAAGCCGGTGACTATCTACACCACCAACGGCTATGCATGTCGGTTTACGGGCGAGCTTGCTGCTAAGGTGGTGGTAATTGGCGGCGACTTCAACCCCGTTACCTGCTCGCTCACCGGTCCTATGGTTGAGAGCGCGCTGCGCGAGCTGTACTTTGACCGGGCGTTTATAGGTGTCAACGCGGTGGACGAGGACCGCGGTATCATGACGCCAGGTTATCCCGAGGCTATCAAAAAACGTATCGTGATGCAGAATTCCCAGGCGAGTTACGTACTCGCCGATAGCTCCAAGTTCCACGTGTTTTCAAATGTAAAGGTGTGCGACCTGGAGGGCTTTACTGTTATTTCCGACAGGCGCGACTCCAAAATCAGCGAACGCGTCAAAATGATCACGGCCTAGGACACTGGGGCATCGCATCTTGC
Proteins encoded:
- a CDS encoding Cof-type HAD-IIB family hydrolase, yielding MYRLVASDMDETFLDADHAIPASNLRALKRMRELGVLFVPSSGRWYSSIMDNFSGEARELIEDGYVLSYNGGFINRVGDPTPLTTCGLSNECANAIYAKGLELGLCMHVNVADGHVFVNDAPTRERDYLESITGVTHFRGSDHPDLSFLEGRGIVKILYVDWDFDALQELGRKLAPMAERLGVDITFSSKRYLELMPAGVDKGTGLTRLADMLGIPMSEVIAVGDSANDLSMIKAAGLGIGVANVTDGVRPYCDVVLETAGTDGAFSELVERFLEP
- a CDS encoding MFS transporter, whose amino-acid sequence is MTQLNPCASWKRSLAIVWIGEFFSVLTSSILQMGLIWHVTLTTGSASALSFVSLAAFLPMALLGAFAGTIVDRTSIKRLMIGADLFIAAVSLTLVFGSLRGDLSVAVVAAVLFVRALGSTLHTPAFNALTPLIAPPEVLGKLAGMLQFMQSGSYIIGNAIAAVVYPAFGLTFMIALDVAGAVLASIAVATSGIKTPAPERHTPEENAEASHRAVRAFLLETANGYRELKRHHGLFAMLWIGFAFSVLFSPISALFPLMVFDHFGGTTTQSAIAEIAFSVGMIAASGWIGATGGLKNRALSCTLAIGLFGAGTLAGGLVPPSALVVFLGLTFAMGVSSPLYSAPQMALMQERVDPECMGRVFGLYGAVCSWAMPVGLVASTLFADAIGVSACFVLIGAAMVILAGITWAIPSIRKIG
- a CDS encoding MGMT family protein, producing MADRNTDGFFNRVYDMVRQVPCGMVATYGQIAKLVGEPRRARYVGYALHVNPEPGTIPCHRIVFADGRLAEGFAFGRPEVQRALIEDEGVAFLANGHVDLQASRWPAGLV